From Pseudomonas vanderleydeniana, the proteins below share one genomic window:
- a CDS encoding STAS domain-containing protein — protein sequence MFSLTPAANGLPAQLRLQGDLTLYEVSMAREQLLGLLPLPPGPWQLDLAGLNELDSAGAQLLLAIQRALSSIDHPATVSQVSEPVRELLTLLNLESLYPAIPTEA from the coding sequence ATGTTCTCGCTGACTCCCGCTGCCAATGGCCTGCCCGCGCAACTGCGCCTGCAGGGCGACCTGACCCTCTACGAAGTCAGCATGGCGCGCGAGCAACTGCTCGGCCTGCTGCCATTGCCCCCGGGGCCCTGGCAACTGGACCTGGCAGGCCTGAACGAACTGGACAGCGCCGGCGCGCAATTGCTGCTGGCGATCCAGCGGGCGCTGTCGTCCATCGACCACCCGGCCACCGTCAGCCAGGTCTCGGAGCCCGTTCGGGAGCTGTTGACGCTGCTGAACCTGGAATCGCTGTACCCCGCCATCCCGACCGAGGCTTGA
- a CDS encoding response regulator has product MAKTILIVDDSLSMRQLVKMSLTGAGHQVIEACDGRDALNKLTGQKINLIISDVNMPNLDGIGLVKEVKARNEYRFTPIIMLTTESEQSKKAEGQAAGAKAWIVKPFQPQQLLAAVEKLLG; this is encoded by the coding sequence ATGGCCAAGACCATCCTGATCGTCGACGACTCCCTGTCCATGCGCCAACTGGTGAAGATGAGCCTGACCGGTGCCGGCCACCAGGTCATCGAGGCCTGCGACGGCCGTGATGCCCTGAACAAGCTGACCGGGCAGAAGATCAACCTGATCATCAGCGACGTGAACATGCCCAACCTCGACGGCATCGGCCTGGTGAAGGAGGTCAAGGCGCGCAACGAATACCGCTTCACGCCGATCATCATGCTCACCACCGAAAGCGAGCAGTCGAAGAAGGCCGAAGGCCAGGCCGCCGGCGCCAAGGCCTGGATCGTCAAGCCGTTCCAACCGCAGCAACTGCTGGCGGCCGTCGAAAAACTGCTGGGATAA
- a CDS encoding methyl-accepting chemotaxis protein: MQWKQRMWMYLGVWLGIALSASGLFLAQPLLNGAGLALVAIAAIALQIVKTSNNPPVTTLTPQPDTVTAPAGLQTLLPVIAPAWNDGIGQSRQLLQANISELFERFASIAARLEGGLHNSEGILGNGGVGESLRDANERLHEVTQSFEASSQRQHELLDTISHLGDYASQLQQMAKRVQEIANQTNLLALNAAIEAARAGDYGRGFSVVADEVRKLSTLSAETGQGMDTKVGEINHAIQTSITAAAELGHSEQANLDFLNNAVTQVMTRLGDNLDELTSASRLLQQDARETQADIQAIMVNLQFQDRADQMLDHVQVDLAHLLDAIEQQDPSLDAPSAWLERQRQRFTTDEERQGRSQVAASDDVTFF; this comes from the coding sequence ATGCAATGGAAGCAGCGGATGTGGATGTATCTTGGAGTCTGGTTGGGAATCGCACTGAGCGCCAGCGGGCTCTTCCTGGCTCAACCCCTGCTCAATGGCGCCGGCCTGGCGCTGGTCGCCATCGCCGCCATCGCCCTGCAGATTGTCAAAACGTCGAACAATCCTCCCGTCACGACCCTTACGCCACAGCCTGATACCGTCACCGCACCTGCCGGGCTGCAGACCCTGCTGCCGGTGATCGCCCCGGCCTGGAACGATGGCATCGGCCAGAGCCGCCAACTGCTGCAAGCGAACATCAGCGAACTGTTCGAGCGCTTCGCCAGCATCGCCGCCCGCCTCGAGGGCGGCCTGCACAACTCCGAAGGTATCCTCGGCAACGGCGGCGTCGGCGAAAGCCTGCGCGACGCCAATGAACGGCTGCACGAAGTGACCCAGTCCTTCGAAGCCAGTAGCCAGCGCCAGCATGAACTGCTCGATACCATCAGCCACCTGGGCGACTACGCCAGCCAGTTGCAACAGATGGCCAAGCGCGTCCAGGAAATCGCCAACCAGACCAACCTGCTGGCCCTCAATGCCGCGATCGAGGCGGCCCGCGCCGGCGACTATGGCCGTGGCTTCTCGGTGGTCGCCGACGAGGTGCGCAAGCTCTCCACCCTGTCCGCCGAAACCGGCCAGGGCATGGACACCAAGGTCGGCGAGATCAACCACGCGATCCAGACCAGCATCACCGCCGCCGCCGAACTGGGCCACAGCGAACAGGCCAACCTCGACTTCCTCAACAACGCGGTGACCCAGGTCATGACGCGCCTGGGCGACAACCTGGACGAACTGACCTCGGCGTCGCGCCTGCTGCAACAGGATGCCCGCGAAACCCAGGCCGACATCCAGGCGATCATGGTCAACCTGCAGTTCCAGGACCGCGCCGACCAGATGCTCGACCATGTCCAGGTCGACCTCGCCCACCTGCTCGACGCCATCGAGCAGCAGGATCCCAGCCTCGACGCCCCGTCCGCCTGGCTCGAACGCCAGCGCCAGCGTTTCACCACCGACGAGGAGCGACAGGGTCGCTCCCAGGTGGCAGCCAGCGACGACGTGACCTTCTTCTAG
- a CDS encoding glycine zipper domain-containing protein yields MKFSSILLLSLSLASGLACAGGTTEAGIGGALGGVLGSAVGQSLGGNTGSTIGAALGGAGGSAVGADKRSRGEAAIGGALGAAGGNVIGRSMGGTTGSLIGAAAGGGAGGALGNYMGNSSDREDRHYREGHRGRGHAYGHRKHRHWRD; encoded by the coding sequence ATGAAGTTCTCGTCGATTCTCTTGTTGTCCCTGAGCCTGGCCAGTGGCCTGGCTTGCGCCGGTGGTACCACCGAGGCCGGTATCGGCGGCGCATTGGGTGGTGTGCTCGGTTCGGCGGTCGGCCAGTCGCTGGGCGGCAACACCGGTTCGACCATCGGTGCGGCCCTCGGCGGCGCAGGCGGCAGTGCGGTCGGCGCGGACAAACGCAGCCGTGGCGAAGCGGCGATCGGCGGTGCCCTGGGCGCGGCCGGCGGCAACGTGATCGGCCGCAGCATGGGCGGCACCACCGGCAGCCTGATCGGTGCTGCAGCCGGCGGCGGCGCAGGTGGCGCGCTGGGCAACTACATGGGCAACTCCAGCGACCGCGAGGATCGCCACTACCGCGAAGGCCATCGTGGCCGCGGTCACGCCTACGGTCATCGCAAGCATCGTCACTGGCGCGACTGA